One window of Paenibacillus albicereus genomic DNA carries:
- a CDS encoding peptidylprolyl isomerase: MNISIKRPAASRLLLLALTAVLALTLAACGKKAENGEGGDDSKTIAEYKGGTVSEKDFTTFANVLRVVNPNVAPYLDMAAYKNMILDQYIGYQLVYKDASQEVKDKAAKEADEQYKQIEEAYTKETLETNMKENNIGAQDIKDFITLSLGVSDTMAAKVTDADAQKYYDENKEGLTKVTLRHVLVGFTDPEGKERKKEDALARAKEAKAKLEADGADWNALAKEYSEDPGSAENGGQYAEQAAGGWVENFKKAAVTQEIGVVGEPVETEYGYHVIQVEKRDLPTFDAAKEEVKQTLAQSQLNDYMQNEVPGLITKKEEFKDPETSPAPSGSAGENAGTPSGGDAGAENAAPDAASNAGN, translated from the coding sequence ATGAACATTTCCATCAAGCGTCCGGCCGCGAGCCGCCTGCTTCTGCTTGCGCTGACAGCGGTGCTGGCGCTTACTCTGGCCGCCTGCGGCAAAAAAGCCGAGAACGGCGAGGGCGGGGACGACAGCAAGACGATCGCCGAGTACAAGGGCGGAACGGTCAGCGAGAAGGACTTCACGACCTTCGCGAACGTGCTGCGCGTCGTGAACCCGAATGTAGCGCCCTATCTGGACATGGCCGCTTACAAGAACATGATTCTCGACCAGTATATCGGCTACCAGCTCGTGTACAAGGACGCTTCGCAGGAAGTGAAGGACAAGGCCGCCAAGGAAGCGGACGAGCAGTACAAACAGATCGAGGAAGCCTACACGAAAGAAACGCTCGAAACGAACATGAAGGAGAACAACATCGGCGCGCAGGACATCAAGGACTTCATCACGCTGTCGCTCGGCGTATCCGATACGATGGCCGCCAAGGTGACCGACGCCGACGCGCAAAAATATTATGACGAGAACAAGGAAGGGCTGACCAAGGTCACGCTCCGCCATGTGCTCGTCGGCTTCACCGATCCGGAAGGCAAGGAGCGCAAGAAGGAGGACGCCCTCGCCCGAGCCAAGGAAGCGAAGGCGAAGCTGGAGGCGGACGGCGCGGACTGGAACGCCCTCGCCAAGGAATATTCCGAGGATCCAGGATCGGCCGAAAACGGCGGCCAGTACGCCGAGCAGGCGGCCGGCGGCTGGGTCGAGAACTTCAAAAAGGCGGCCGTCACCCAGGAGATCGGGGTCGTCGGCGAGCCGGTCGAGACCGAGTACGGCTATCATGTCATCCAGGTCGAGAAGCGCGACTTGCCGACATTCGACGCGGCCAAGGAAGAGGTCAAGCAGACGCTCGCCCAATCGCAGCTGAACGACTATATGCAGAACGAGGTCCCGGGACTCATCACCAAAAAGGAAGAGTTCAAGGATCCGGAGACGAGCCCGGCTCCAAGCGGCAGCGCCGGAGAAAATGCCGGAACGCCGTCTGGCGGCGACGCCGGAGCGGAGAATGCCGCTCCCGATGCGGCAAGCAATGCCGGAAACTGA
- the urtA gene encoding urea ABC transporter substrate-binding protein, protein MNQAKTKTRKRHIGKSLLAAVSLALVLAGCGQNEPGAGGASPAASPAAGASSGESGDGIKVGILHSLSGTMAISEVSVKDAEMMAIDEINAKGGVLGKQLVPVVEDGASDWPTFAEKARKLLSEDKVATVFGGWTSASRKAMLPVFEELNGLLWYPVQYEGLESSPNIFYTGATTNQQIVPAVSWLLENRGKKMYLLGSDYVFPRTANKIIKAQLAAEGGELAGEEYTPLGHTDYTTIISKIKAAKPDIVFNTLNGDSNVAFFKQLKDAGISAADLTTLSVSVAEEEIRGIGADVLEGHLAAWNYYQTTDTPANKTFVEAYKAKYGADRVTADPIEAGYDAVYLWAAAVEKAGSTDVAAVKEAAKELEWDAPEGKVKIDGETQHLYKTVRIGEVQADGQFKEVWSSGEPVQPDPYLKTYAWASSLSSGG, encoded by the coding sequence ATGAATCAAGCGAAGACGAAGACCAGGAAGCGGCACATCGGAAAGAGCCTGCTGGCGGCGGTATCGCTGGCGCTCGTGCTGGCTGGATGCGGCCAAAACGAACCCGGCGCGGGCGGGGCTTCTCCAGCGGCTTCTCCGGCTGCGGGCGCTTCATCGGGGGAAAGCGGCGATGGAATCAAGGTCGGCATCCTCCACTCGCTCAGCGGCACGATGGCGATCAGCGAGGTGTCGGTCAAGGACGCCGAGATGATGGCGATCGACGAGATCAACGCCAAGGGCGGCGTGCTCGGCAAGCAGCTCGTCCCCGTCGTCGAGGACGGAGCCTCCGACTGGCCGACCTTCGCGGAGAAGGCGCGCAAGCTGCTGTCCGAGGACAAGGTCGCGACCGTCTTCGGCGGCTGGACGTCGGCGAGCCGCAAGGCGATGCTGCCGGTGTTCGAGGAGCTGAACGGCCTGCTCTGGTATCCGGTCCAGTACGAAGGGCTGGAGTCCTCGCCGAACATCTTCTACACCGGAGCGACGACGAACCAGCAGATCGTGCCGGCCGTCAGCTGGCTGCTGGAGAACCGCGGCAAGAAGATGTACCTGCTCGGCTCGGACTACGTCTTCCCGCGCACGGCCAACAAGATCATCAAGGCGCAGCTCGCGGCGGAAGGCGGAGAGCTGGCCGGCGAGGAATACACGCCGCTCGGCCACACCGACTACACGACGATCATCAGCAAGATCAAGGCCGCCAAGCCGGACATCGTGTTCAACACGCTGAACGGCGACAGCAACGTCGCGTTCTTCAAGCAGCTCAAGGACGCCGGCATCAGCGCCGCCGACCTGACGACGCTGTCGGTGTCGGTCGCCGAAGAGGAGATTCGCGGCATCGGCGCGGATGTGCTGGAGGGACATCTGGCCGCTTGGAACTACTATCAGACGACGGATACGCCCGCCAACAAGACGTTCGTCGAAGCCTACAAGGCCAAGTACGGCGCGGACCGCGTGACGGCCGACCCGATCGAGGCGGGCTATGATGCGGTGTACCTGTGGGCGGCAGCCGTCGAGAAGGCCGGCTCCACCGACGTGGCGGCCGTCAAGGAAGCGGCCAAGGAGCTGGAGTGGGATGCTCCGGAGGGCAAGGTCAAGATCGACGGCGAGACGCAGCATCTGTACAAGACCGTCCGCATCGGCGAGGTGCAGGCGGACGGCCAGTTCAAGGAAGTGTGGAGCTCCGGCGAGCCGGTCCAGCCGGATCCGTACCTCAAGACATACGCCTGGGCATCGAGCTTGAGCTCCGGCGGCTAA
- the urtB gene encoding urea ABC transporter permease subunit UrtB gives MDVVWLQLFNGISVSSILLLIALGLAVTFGQMNVINMAHGELIMVGAYATYMTQKLFQAYLPASWFDQYFLLSILASFAAAFLIGLLLEKTLIRFLYGRPLDSLLATWGVGLVLQQLARSIFGAPNVGVKSPSWLEGGLSVTQGLVLPYKRLLILALVAACLLAMFVYIYRTTAGRRMRAVMQNRDMAACLGISTRRVDSLTFAIGSGLAGIAGCALTLIGPIGPTIGTYYIVDAFMVVVLGGVGKLVGTVFGALGIGMTNTLFEYWTTASLGKVLVFLCIVAFLQWKPKGFVAMRTRSLD, from the coding sequence ATGGACGTAGTTTGGCTCCAACTGTTCAACGGCATCAGCGTCAGCTCCATCCTGCTGCTGATCGCGCTCGGCCTCGCGGTCACGTTCGGCCAGATGAACGTCATCAACATGGCCCACGGAGAGCTCATCATGGTCGGCGCGTACGCGACCTACATGACCCAGAAGCTGTTCCAGGCCTACCTGCCCGCATCCTGGTTCGACCAGTACTTCCTGCTGTCGATCTTGGCGAGCTTCGCGGCCGCCTTCCTGATCGGCCTGCTGCTGGAGAAGACGCTCATCCGCTTCCTGTACGGCCGTCCGCTCGACAGCCTGCTGGCGACATGGGGCGTCGGACTCGTGCTGCAGCAGCTCGCCCGCTCCATCTTCGGCGCGCCGAACGTCGGCGTCAAAAGCCCGTCCTGGCTGGAGGGCGGCCTGTCCGTCACGCAAGGGCTCGTGCTGCCGTACAAGCGGCTGCTCATCCTCGCGCTCGTCGCCGCCTGCCTGCTGGCGATGTTCGTGTACATCTACCGCACGACGGCCGGCAGGCGCATGCGGGCGGTCATGCAGAACCGCGACATGGCGGCCTGCCTCGGCATCTCGACGCGGCGCGTCGACAGCCTGACGTTCGCGATCGGCTCCGGCCTCGCGGGCATCGCCGGCTGCGCGCTGACGCTGATCGGCCCGATCGGGCCGACGATCGGCACGTACTACATCGTCGACGCCTTCATGGTCGTCGTGCTCGGAGGGGTCGGCAAGCTGGTCGGCACGGTCTTCGGCGCGCTCGGCATCGGCATGACGAACACGCTGTTCGAATACTGGACGACCGCATCGCTGGGCAAGGTGCTCGTATTCCTATGCATCGTGGCTTTCCTGCAATGGAAGCCGAAGGGATTCGTCGCCATGCGCACCCGGTCGCTGGACTAA
- the urtC gene encoding urea ABC transporter permease subunit UrtC, producing the protein MTQWMMKAGASRYGLAMGYFLAAALLLAAPLFTSDFRLNLLAKFLAFAIAAVGLDLLWGYTGILSLGHGVFFGLGGYAMAMHLKLQASGGRLPDFMDWSGLTKLPWFWTPFQSFGGAVLLGMAMPAAVALFLGFFTFRNRIRGVYFTILTQALVIISVTLITGQQAFTGGTNGITGYGQILGYSLAAPETKLALYYVTAGVLLATFLAARVVVKSRFGKVLRAIRDGENRVRFLGYDPARYQMGVFVLSAALSGIAGMLFVLHVGIISPSMMGIVPSIEMVLWVAIGGRGTLIGAALGALLLNGAKSTFSESYPDIWLFFMGALFIVTTVFLPRGIAGLAADGWRRARKLVQKRKEVPEHERKGYSAV; encoded by the coding sequence ATGACGCAGTGGATGATGAAAGCAGGCGCCTCCCGCTACGGGCTGGCGATGGGGTACTTCCTGGCCGCCGCGCTGCTGCTGGCCGCACCGCTGTTCACGAGCGATTTCCGCTTGAACCTGCTGGCCAAGTTCCTGGCGTTCGCGATCGCCGCGGTCGGCCTCGACCTGCTGTGGGGCTACACCGGCATCCTGAGCCTCGGGCATGGCGTATTTTTCGGCCTCGGCGGCTACGCGATGGCGATGCACCTCAAGCTGCAGGCGAGCGGCGGACGGCTGCCGGACTTCATGGACTGGAGCGGCCTGACCAAGCTGCCGTGGTTCTGGACCCCGTTCCAAAGCTTCGGTGGAGCGGTGTTGCTCGGTATGGCCATGCCGGCGGCGGTGGCGCTGTTCCTCGGCTTCTTCACGTTCCGCAACCGCATCCGAGGGGTCTACTTCACGATCCTGACGCAGGCGCTCGTCATCATCAGCGTCACGCTCATCACCGGCCAGCAGGCGTTCACAGGCGGCACCAACGGCATTACCGGGTATGGCCAGATTCTCGGCTACTCGCTGGCCGCGCCGGAGACGAAGCTTGCGCTCTACTACGTGACGGCCGGCGTCCTGCTCGCGACGTTCCTGGCGGCGCGTGTCGTCGTCAAGAGCCGCTTCGGCAAAGTGCTGCGCGCCATCCGCGACGGCGAGAACCGCGTGCGCTTCCTCGGCTACGATCCGGCCCGCTACCAGATGGGCGTCTTCGTCCTGTCGGCGGCGCTGTCCGGGATCGCGGGCATGCTGTTCGTGCTGCATGTCGGCATCATCTCGCCGTCGATGATGGGCATCGTGCCTTCGATCGAGATGGTGCTGTGGGTCGCCATCGGCGGACGCGGGACGCTGATCGGCGCGGCTCTCGGCGCGCTGCTGCTGAACGGGGCCAAAAGCACGTTCAGCGAGTCGTACCCCGACATCTGGCTGTTCTTCATGGGCGCGCTGTTCATCGTCACGACCGTGTTCCTGCCGCGCGGCATCGCCGGGCTGGCGGCGGACGGCTGGCGCCGGGCGAGGAAGCTCGTCCAGAAGCGGAAGGAGGTGCCCGAGCATGAGCGGAAAGGCTATTCTGCGGTGTGA